The following coding sequences are from one Geodermatophilus normandii window:
- a CDS encoding type II toxin-antitoxin system PemK/MazF family toxin, which yields MRPIHLAQLDETRPVLVLTRELVRPHLSRVTVAPITSRIRGLSTEVPVGPGNGLDHPSVVSCDDIVTVPATALGRQIGRLRPEQETALTAAVHAAFDLEDLLGPL from the coding sequence ATGCGGCCGATCCACCTCGCCCAGCTCGACGAGACCCGTCCCGTCCTCGTGCTGACCCGAGAGTTGGTACGTCCGCACCTGTCACGGGTCACCGTCGCCCCGATCACCAGCAGGATCCGCGGGCTGTCGACCGAGGTGCCCGTCGGGCCCGGGAACGGCCTCGACCACCCGAGTGTCGTGAGCTGCGACGACATCGTCACCGTGCCGGCAACGGCTCTGGGTCGTCAGATCGGGCGGTTGAGGCCGGAGCAGGAGACCGCGCTCACCGCCGCCGTGCACGCCGCCTTCGACCTCGAGGACCTGCTCGGCCCTCTCTGA
- a CDS encoding ribbon-helix-helix domain-containing protein encodes MSTQIAVRLPEELVAFIDQLVADGRAPSRAAVVSQALRRQQRREIAARDAAILAADSEADDLDTLAELAARTPLDDLD; translated from the coding sequence GTGAGCACTCAGATCGCCGTCCGCCTCCCTGAGGAGCTCGTGGCGTTCATCGACCAGCTGGTGGCTGACGGCCGGGCGCCGTCCCGCGCCGCCGTGGTCAGTCAGGCGCTCCGGCGTCAGCAGCGCCGCGAGATCGCGGCCCGGGATGCAGCCATCCTGGCTGCGGACTCCGAGGCCGACGACCTGGACACACTGGCCGAGCTCGCCGCCCGGACACCGCTCGACGACCTCGACTGA
- a CDS encoding DUF4407 domain-containing protein → MAGRRRLQDRLAVLGGARPDLLEAAPGARPRFAALGGVLLSTGGLAVASASFALHMALGVWGPFALVLGLGWGAVVVNLDRMLLVGMAHDASLKRNLALAVPRVGLALILGVVVATPLTLQVFHKEIDAEITVMQAEAADAYRQSLESDARFAGLAELQERVTRGQDVVATGGQSDPALAAVQADVTATQAAYDAALATQRDLEARAQCELDGTCGTGDAGTGEAYLQARAAADAQAAVVASARTALDDAQETASDAESRSADLAAASLATDQAELTRLTAELDRLQAAFDATNEGSGGILLRLEALDRLSDSNATLAVAKSMLSLLFMCVEILPVLMKVLLNFGPPTAYDKLAALRDGGDVEIEELQQQSRRTVAEAKEELLVMAEQERLDRQKAAIRARHLAALAQAQVEAEEAARPAPQPAPRRSRSPPDSSGTPARSGWPARPRGPSARPAGRATGFRPASDADRHHAPRRALPRKCTPRCVIGRRSTSGLAGGVRSGRVPGRGHAGSAHHRGAA, encoded by the coding sequence ATGGCTGGACGACGACGACTCCAGGACCGTCTCGCGGTCCTCGGTGGCGCGCGGCCCGACCTGCTCGAGGCCGCGCCCGGCGCGCGCCCGCGCTTCGCCGCGCTCGGCGGCGTCCTGCTGAGCACCGGCGGCCTCGCCGTCGCCTCGGCGTCGTTCGCGCTGCACATGGCCCTCGGCGTCTGGGGGCCGTTCGCGCTGGTGCTCGGGCTCGGCTGGGGCGCCGTCGTGGTCAACCTCGACCGGATGCTGCTCGTCGGCATGGCGCACGACGCCTCGCTCAAGCGCAACCTCGCCCTCGCCGTCCCGCGCGTGGGCTTGGCGCTGATCCTGGGCGTCGTCGTCGCCACGCCCCTGACGCTGCAGGTGTTCCACAAGGAGATCGACGCCGAGATCACGGTCATGCAGGCCGAGGCCGCGGACGCGTACCGGCAGTCGCTGGAGTCCGACGCGCGCTTCGCCGGCCTCGCCGAGCTGCAGGAGCGGGTGACGCGGGGGCAGGACGTCGTCGCCACCGGCGGGCAGAGCGACCCCGCGCTGGCCGCCGTGCAGGCCGACGTCACCGCCACGCAGGCCGCCTACGACGCCGCCCTGGCCACCCAGCGCGACCTCGAGGCGCGCGCCCAGTGCGAGCTCGACGGCACCTGCGGCACCGGCGACGCCGGCACCGGGGAGGCCTACCTGCAGGCCCGCGCCGCCGCGGACGCGCAGGCCGCCGTCGTCGCCTCGGCCCGGACGGCGCTCGACGACGCGCAGGAGACGGCGTCCGACGCCGAGTCGCGCAGCGCCGACCTCGCCGCCGCGTCGCTGGCCACCGACCAGGCCGAGCTGACCCGGCTGACCGCCGAGCTCGACCGGCTGCAGGCCGCGTTCGACGCCACGAACGAGGGCTCCGGCGGCATCCTGCTGCGGCTGGAGGCGCTCGACCGGCTCAGCGACAGCAACGCCACGCTGGCGGTCGCCAAGTCCATGCTGTCGCTGCTGTTCATGTGCGTGGAGATCCTGCCGGTGCTCATGAAGGTGCTGCTCAACTTCGGCCCGCCGACCGCCTACGACAAGCTCGCGGCGCTCCGCGACGGCGGCGACGTCGAGATCGAGGAGCTGCAGCAGCAGTCGCGGCGCACCGTGGCCGAGGCGAAGGAGGAGCTGCTGGTCATGGCCGAGCAGGAGCGCCTCGACCGGCAGAAGGCCGCCATCCGCGCCCGCCACCTCGCCGCGCTGGCGCAGGCCCAGGTCGAGGCCGAGGAGGCCGCCCGCCCGGCGCCGCAGCCGGCCCCGCGCCGGTCGAGGAGCCCGCCCGACAGCTCTGGGACACCGGCCCGATCCGGCTGGCCCGCTCGGCCGCGCGGACCATCCGCCCGTCCCGCCGGCCGGGCAACCGGGTTCCGACCGGCGTCTGACGCCGACCGGCACCACGCACCGAGGCGTGCACTTCCGCGGAAGTGCACGCCTCGGTGCGTCATCGGGCGGCGGTCGACGTCCGGCCTGGCCGGCGGTGTGCGCTCAGGGCGCGTTCCGGGCCGAGGACACGCCGGGAGTGCACATCATCGAGGGGCCGCCTGA
- a CDS encoding type II toxin-antitoxin system Phd/YefM family antitoxin, which translates to MTTIPLSEAKDKLSALVEAAEKTHEIVTITRHGREAAVLMAKEDLDSLHETLFWLSQLGVREDVEEARAEDERDETSSGEELRAEFGLDG; encoded by the coding sequence GTGACGACCATTCCGCTCAGCGAGGCCAAGGACAAGCTGTCGGCGCTGGTCGAGGCCGCCGAGAAGACGCACGAGATCGTCACGATCACCCGCCACGGACGGGAGGCCGCCGTCCTCATGGCGAAGGAGGATCTCGACTCGCTGCACGAGACCCTGTTCTGGCTCTCGCAGCTCGGCGTCCGCGAGGACGTCGAGGAGGCGCGCGCCGAGGACGAGCGCGACGAGACCTCCTCCGGTGAGGAGCTGAGAGCCGAGTTCGGCCTGGACGGGTGA
- a CDS encoding DUF732 domain-containing protein, protein MLSRRTAVVVTALAMAVFASAVAVTLVVLRGEDTVAAPPPTAAATSTGAPDGSRPAEPSTATTTATRALPRPGEQVMDVSPEADARYLGTLSAAGLLAPGDDEDEVIEVGRLVCAYVSTGQGDVDDAGVMVLSSGLVTASDAGTIVGAAVGAYCPQYGAGL, encoded by the coding sequence ATGCTGTCGAGGCGGACCGCCGTCGTGGTGACCGCGCTCGCGATGGCCGTGTTCGCGTCCGCGGTCGCCGTGACGCTCGTCGTGCTGCGAGGCGAGGACACGGTGGCCGCGCCGCCGCCGACGGCCGCGGCGACCAGCACAGGTGCACCTGACGGGTCCCGGCCTGCGGAGCCCTCCACCGCCACCACGACGGCGACCAGGGCCCTGCCCCGGCCCGGTGAACAGGTCATGGACGTCAGCCCGGAGGCCGATGCCCGGTACCTCGGCACCCTGTCCGCCGCCGGGCTGCTCGCCCCGGGTGACGACGAGGACGAGGTCATCGAGGTCGGGCGGCTCGTCTGCGCCTACGTCTCCACCGGACAGGGCGACGTGGACGACGCCGGCGTCATGGTCCTCTCGTCCGGGTTGGTGACGGCGAGCGACGCCGGGACCATCGTGGGCGCCGCGGTCGGGGCCTACTGCCCGCAGTACGGCGCCGGGCTCTGA
- a CDS encoding DUF732 domain-containing protein yields the protein MSQPFPGAPVPPQVGPGPWQTVGDGTPFVPVPPAPVRRRTGLVVALAVVTAVLVMGVGVLTALLLDSRSTASDLAAAERAEDEQQATDLRDAQRGVDNLGVEATEAEAAAAAASDRAREAEAARGQADEAAAPDTSDYDEYLRLLRSTDLAFRTVDDATLVEIGDVTCDYLDTYGNGDQTLARIVSIGVSSGMTSRQSSEVTSAAIVSLCPQHSLD from the coding sequence ATGTCCCAGCCCTTCCCCGGAGCACCCGTACCGCCGCAGGTCGGGCCCGGCCCCTGGCAGACCGTGGGCGACGGCACGCCGTTCGTCCCGGTACCGCCCGCGCCCGTGCGCCGGCGCACCGGCCTGGTCGTCGCGCTCGCCGTCGTGACCGCCGTCCTGGTGATGGGGGTCGGGGTCCTCACCGCGCTCCTGCTCGACTCGCGCTCGACCGCGTCCGACCTGGCTGCCGCAGAGCGCGCCGAGGACGAGCAGCAGGCCACCGACCTGCGCGACGCCCAGCGGGGGGTCGACAACCTCGGCGTCGAGGCCACCGAGGCGGAGGCGGCGGCGGCCGCTGCGTCCGATCGGGCCCGGGAGGCGGAGGCAGCCCGGGGCCAGGCCGATGAGGCGGCCGCACCGGACACCTCGGACTACGACGAGTACCTGCGGCTCCTCCGCAGCACCGACCTCGCGTTCAGGACGGTGGACGACGCGACTCTCGTCGAGATCGGCGACGTCACCTGCGACTACCTCGACACCTACGGCAACGGCGACCAGACGCTGGCCCGCATCGTCAGCATCGGCGTCTCCTCCGGCATGACCTCGCGGCAGTCCTCCGAGGTCACCAGCGCCGCGATCGTCTCCCTGTGCCCTCAGCACTCCCTCGACTGA
- a CDS encoding DUF732 domain-containing protein: protein MSQPTSESPIPAAPPSHLAAGEGGVPALPPGSEDAVAYGERTGTAVFAVPEPAPADGAARDRGRNRLVVALSAAVVLLLAAAGVLTALVVSARGEADALAAAEAAEDRQQAEELQAVRDERGQLEERISDAEAGAAAAERRIATAEAAQRAAEDASAAREQADADAAAADAQTFVDALRATETMTSATDAQLLQRGRDVCSYLDSTAGTPADLSDAFDRATATYAVDDAILLVTAATQILCPEYGS, encoded by the coding sequence ATGTCCCAGCCCACCTCGGAGTCCCCGATCCCGGCCGCCCCGCCCTCACACCTCGCGGCGGGCGAGGGCGGGGTGCCGGCGCTTCCCCCCGGCTCCGAGGACGCCGTCGCCTACGGCGAGCGGACCGGGACCGCGGTGTTCGCGGTGCCGGAGCCCGCCCCGGCGGACGGCGCGGCACGGGACAGGGGGCGCAACCGCCTCGTCGTCGCCCTGTCGGCCGCCGTCGTCCTGCTGCTGGCTGCGGCCGGCGTCCTGACCGCGCTGGTGGTCAGCGCCCGGGGTGAGGCGGACGCACTCGCCGCGGCGGAGGCTGCCGAGGACCGCCAGCAGGCGGAGGAACTGCAGGCCGTCCGGGACGAGCGCGGTCAGCTGGAGGAGCGGATCAGCGACGCCGAGGCGGGTGCAGCCGCCGCCGAGCGCCGCATCGCCACGGCCGAGGCCGCCCAGCGCGCCGCCGAGGACGCGTCCGCCGCTCGCGAGCAGGCGGACGCGGACGCCGCCGCGGCGGACGCGCAGACCTTCGTCGACGCCCTCCGTGCCACCGAGACCATGACGAGCGCGACCGACGCCCAGTTGCTGCAGCGGGGACGCGACGTCTGCAGCTACCTCGACTCCACGGCCGGGACCCCCGCGGACCTCTCGGACGCCTTCGACCGGGCCACCGCGACGTACGCCGTCGACGACGCGATCCTCCTGGTCACCGCCGCCACCCAGATCCTCTGTCCCGAGTACGGCTCCTGA
- a CDS encoding ADP-ribosylglycohydrolase family protein → MTAGLHRSHRVAGALVGSAVGDALGAPFEFGPPGAFSARFPVPARGAATEMCGGGPLGWEPGEFTDDTQMALLVAGSLVERGRLDEGDVFDRFRQWADADPPDIGNQTRAVLSSGLPWDRAAAEHFARSGHAAGNGSLMRTTPAAIWFSRSGTDATVDAARRISALTHGDPSAGEGCAVFHELVRVALDGGDPLAAVPTAVALVTEEHRDRWATVLAPDWEPSIATESNGAVWPTLGQALWALRHGRDFAEVLRLVLDLGGDTDTVACVAGGLAGAVYGMGGIPMRWSSAVHGRIPGHGDRVWRLADLQQLAAALDGKPVPSYDPGVIPRIGPVEVLPGIWAGNLDGARYSDEDFAVISLCRLGEPFPHTNHRMAYIADNEYNVDLDVMLTDVLDDLSALHAEGHRVLVHCHGGASRTGLVLRGWLVREQGMSVEQATAHVAERWPHLGLWNASFTAALERLAGG, encoded by the coding sequence GTGACTGCTGGACTGCACCGGTCCCACCGGGTGGCGGGGGCGCTCGTCGGCTCGGCCGTAGGAGACGCGCTCGGGGCACCGTTCGAGTTCGGCCCGCCCGGGGCGTTCTCGGCCCGCTTCCCCGTCCCGGCCCGGGGGGCCGCCACCGAGATGTGCGGCGGCGGCCCCCTGGGGTGGGAGCCGGGCGAGTTCACCGACGACACGCAGATGGCGCTGCTGGTGGCCGGGTCGCTGGTCGAGCGGGGCCGGCTCGACGAGGGCGACGTCTTCGACCGCTTCCGCCAGTGGGCCGACGCCGACCCGCCGGACATCGGCAACCAGACGCGGGCGGTGCTGTCGTCGGGACTGCCGTGGGACCGCGCGGCCGCCGAGCACTTCGCGCGGTCGGGGCACGCGGCGGGCAACGGGTCGCTGATGCGGACGACGCCGGCGGCCATCTGGTTCTCGCGGTCCGGGACGGACGCGACGGTGGACGCCGCCCGGCGGATCTCGGCGCTCACGCACGGCGATCCGTCGGCCGGCGAGGGCTGCGCCGTCTTCCACGAGCTGGTGCGGGTGGCGCTCGACGGCGGCGACCCGCTGGCCGCCGTCCCCACCGCCGTGGCGCTGGTGACCGAGGAGCACCGCGACCGGTGGGCGACCGTGCTGGCTCCCGACTGGGAGCCCTCGATCGCGACCGAGTCGAACGGCGCGGTGTGGCCGACGCTCGGGCAGGCGCTGTGGGCGCTGCGGCACGGGCGCGACTTCGCCGAGGTGCTGCGCCTGGTGCTCGACCTCGGCGGCGACACCGACACGGTCGCCTGCGTGGCCGGCGGCCTGGCCGGGGCGGTGTACGGGATGGGCGGCATCCCGATGCGGTGGTCCTCGGCGGTGCACGGGCGGATCCCCGGGCACGGCGACCGCGTCTGGCGGCTGGCCGACCTGCAGCAGCTCGCGGCGGCGCTGGACGGCAAGCCGGTGCCGTCGTACGACCCCGGTGTCATCCCGCGGATCGGCCCGGTGGAGGTCCTGCCGGGGATCTGGGCGGGCAACCTCGACGGCGCGCGGTACTCGGACGAGGACTTCGCCGTCATCTCGCTGTGCCGGCTCGGCGAGCCGTTCCCGCACACGAACCACCGGATGGCCTACATCGCGGACAACGAGTACAACGTCGACCTCGACGTCATGCTCACCGACGTCCTCGACGACCTGTCCGCGCTGCACGCGGAGGGGCATCGCGTGCTCGTGCACTGCCACGGCGGCGCCTCGCGGACCGGCCTGGTGCTGCGCGGCTGGCTGGTGCGCGAGCAGGGGATGTCGGTCGAGCAGGCGACGGCGCACGTCGCCGAGCGCTGGCCCCACCTCGGCCTGTGGAACGCCAGCTTCACCGCGGCACTGGAGCGCCTGGCCGGAGGCTGA